A single Campylobacter ureolyticus ACS-301-V-Sch3b DNA region contains:
- a CDS encoding type II secretion system protein: MKKGFTMVELIFVIVILGILAAFALPRMAATRDDAEIAKFAQNLSTLITDIAAYQTSQANYDKKISNMTYVDVKDNQDYKATLDIRNKPCIEIIAYNDDDSANNIRAGMFEIKTVNNNEKLCKRALELPAIKSYLQSRSKIFLGEKPSF, encoded by the coding sequence ATGAAAAAAGGTTTTACAATGGTAGAGCTAATTTTTGTCATTGTTATTTTAGGAATTTTAGCTGCTTTTGCACTGCCAAGAATGGCTGCTACAAGAGATGATGCTGAAATTGCGAAATTTGCTCAAAATTTATCGACTTTGATAACTGATATTGCAGCTTATCAAACATCTCAGGCAAATTATGATAAAAAAATATCTAATATGACCTATGTAGATGTTAAAGACAATCAAGATTATAAAGCAACGCTTGATATAAGAAATAAACCTTGTATTGAAATAATTGCTTATAACGATGATGATAGTGCAAACAATATAAGAGCTGGAATGTTTGAGATAAAAACAGTAAATAACAATGAAAAGCTCTGCAAAAGAGCACTTGAATTGCCTGCTATAAAATCATATTTGCAAAGTAGAAGCAAAATATTTTTAGGTGAAAAACCTAGTTTTTAA
- a CDS encoding Crp/Fnr family transcriptional regulator, producing MLREIPIFKDLSDEELDKIENISIIKHYKKGEIFFLEGEKPLYLSILLDGKLKIYKTSPKGKEIFIHEILPINFVAELANFENITYPASSSFSEDSTILRIDYLKFEEMFLKNSQVAFALLKSFSAKIKAMNKVIIKEIIWDSEGKVANFICENFEAFQTLKYSNIAKILNISPETFSRVITKFKKLDLLKTDENGKIVDFNKKELLKYFKF from the coding sequence ATGTTAAGAGAAATTCCTATTTTTAAAGATTTATCCGATGAAGAGCTTGATAAAATAGAAAATATAAGCATTATAAAACACTATAAAAAAGGTGAAATATTTTTTTTAGAGGGAGAAAAACCACTTTATCTAAGCATACTTTTGGATGGAAAATTAAAAATTTATAAAACCTCTCCAAAAGGAAAAGAGATATTTATCCATGAGATACTACCTATAAATTTTGTGGCTGAGCTAGCAAATTTTGAAAACATAACTTATCCAGCAAGCTCATCTTTTAGCGAAGATAGCACAATTTTAAGGATAGATTATTTAAAATTTGAAGAGATGTTTTTAAAAAACTCACAAGTTGCATTTGCTTTATTAAAGTCATTTTCCGCCAAAATAAAAGCTATGAATAAAGTCATAATTAAAGAAATTATTTGGGATAGTGAGGGAAAAGTTGCAAATTTTATATGTGAGAATTTCGAAGCTTTTCAAACACTAAAATATTCAAATATAGCTAAAATTTTAAATATATCTCCTGAAACATTTTCAAGAGTAATTACAAAATTTAAAAAACTTGATCTTTTAAAAACAGATGAAAATGGAAAAATTGTAGATTTTAACAAAAAAGAGCTTTTAAAATATTTTAAATTCTAA
- the gltX gene encoding glutamate--tRNA ligase, which yields MYRFAPSPTGDMHIGNLRAAIFNYIVAKQKNEGYILRIEDTDKERNIDGKDEDIKEILIKFGIKWDKLYYQSKNLKFHREFANKLLIDKKAFCCFCTEEELAAKKQKAKDEGVAYRYDGTCEKLSDMEVLDTTKPFVIRMKKPSHAMKFTDDIKGELVFEPENIDNFVIMRRDKTPTYNFACSIDDMLMDVSYVIRGEDHVSNTPKQDLIRQALGYDKKIGYAHLPIILNQEGKKMSKREKDSSVKFLLDSGYLPEAILNYLVLLGNKTPCEIFTLDDAIKWFDIKNISKSPAKFDIEKLTQINREHIKIASNKRLSELFEMDIKFGDLIRFYTQEGSLIPEIKNKISQIYSKKTIPSEYKEYVDLIKNAISKVEIYENFNEFKQNLMKLTNLKGKNFFMSLRILLTNQTHGPELSELYPLIKDDIKEIVSKC from the coding sequence ATGTATCGTTTCGCACCATCACCGACTGGTGATATGCATATAGGAAATTTAAGAGCCGCGATATTTAACTATATTGTTGCCAAACAGAAAAATGAAGGTTATATTTTGCGTATTGAAGATACGGATAAAGAAAGAAATATAGATGGAAAAGATGAAGATATAAAAGAAATTTTAATAAAATTTGGCATAAAGTGGGATAAGCTTTATTATCAAAGTAAGAATTTAAAATTTCATAGAGAATTTGCAAATAAACTTTTGATTGATAAAAAAGCGTTTTGTTGTTTTTGCACAGAAGAAGAGCTTGCAGCAAAAAAGCAAAAAGCTAAAGATGAGGGCGTGGCTTATAGATATGATGGAACTTGTGAAAAGCTTAGCGATATGGAAGTTTTAGATACAACAAAGCCTTTTGTTATAAGGATGAAAAAGCCATCTCATGCTATGAAATTTACAGATGATATAAAAGGCGAGCTTGTTTTTGAGCCTGAAAATATAGATAATTTTGTGATAATGAGAAGAGATAAAACTCCAACTTATAACTTTGCTTGTAGTATTGATGATATGCTTATGGATGTAAGCTATGTAATAAGAGGTGAAGATCACGTAAGTAACACTCCAAAGCAAGACTTAATAAGACAAGCACTTGGATATGATAAAAAAATAGGCTACGCACATCTTCCAATTATTTTAAATCAAGAGGGTAAAAAGATGAGTAAAAGAGAAAAAGACTCATCAGTTAAATTTTTACTTGATAGTGGATATTTGCCTGAAGCAATACTTAATTACCTAGTTCTTTTAGGAAATAAAACTCCATGTGAAATTTTTACTTTAGATGATGCAATTAAGTGGTTTGATATAAAAAATATCTCTAAAAGTCCTGCTAAATTTGATATAGAAAAGCTAACTCAAATAAACAGAGAGCATATTAAAATAGCAAGCAATAAAAGACTTAGCGAACTTTTTGAAATGGATATTAAATTTGGTGATTTGATACGATTTTATACTCAAGAAGGAAGTTTAATCCCTGAAATTAAAAATAAAATTTCTCAAATTTATTCTAAAAAAACTATTCCAAGTGAATACAAGGAATATGTAGATTTGATAAAAAATGCAATTTCAAAAGTGGAAATTTATGAAAATTTCAATGAATTTAAACAAAATTTAATGAAATTAACTAATCTTAAAGGAAAGAACTTTTTTATGAGCTTAAGGATATTGCTTACAAACCAAACTCACGGACCAGAACTTAGTGAGCTTTATCCACTTATAAAAGATGATATAAAGGAGATAGTAAGTAAATGTTAA
- a CDS encoding YggT family protein, with amino-acid sequence MLILKTFLLALVNILHILIFAYTLVIIVAAVISFTNPDPYNKLVQVVFRLTEPVYGYIRKIIPTSFGGLDFAPMIVLLALTFIDKFFIKLVEIYAYKM; translated from the coding sequence ATGTTAATTTTAAAAACTTTTTTGCTAGCACTTGTTAATATTTTGCATATTTTGATTTTTGCCTACACGCTTGTTATCATAGTTGCCGCTGTTATAAGCTTTACAAATCCAGATCCATATAACAAACTAGTTCAAGTAGTTTTTAGACTAACTGAGCCAGTTTATGGATATATAAGAAAGATTATCCCGACTTCATTTGGCGGGCTTGATTTTGCACCGATGATAGTTTTATTAGCCCTTACTTTTATAGATAAATTCTTTATAAAATTGGTTGAAATTTATGCCTATAAGATGTAA
- a CDS encoding lytic transglycosylase domain-containing protein yields MPIRCKFILFLFLSLVFLNANVKSYDEIKNEPKSLAKDYYIYRYITETNYKKDEVKALSKQIYRNRGKLNKEIYKIIPKPKPYDECKNFWVKNINDANLTCKLKRSTPTFLKKLNKQTLKSLEKDFANFPDKLRLLKGMSSENPAVYFAKNLDTKNFFSYYNSLSQSQKNSDFNIALSKEFANELGKEKAFNSFISDIVINKRYANLRKSFLDANASKFNSLGAFYLGINAVLYDDLNKAYEFFKVANSTFKSVIDKDKTNLWAYLVSSNEVDLLNTAKSDNINIYSLYAKELAGFNKTLNLVIPNPTKNEAPKGYDPTDPFSWVRLKNKISKMDKANLKNEANKFDTKQTLGEYIYISNILSGYKDNFYPLPFLDYLNGQNLHRKAMILALARQESRFIQSAVSISYALGMMQFMPFVANDWAKKGGLKDFDQDDMFNPKMAYDMANVHLDWLEKLVYSPVFVAYAYNGGIGFTKKMLTRGDLFNAGKFEPFLSMELVYYEESREYAKRVLSNYFIYSQILEPKKNISIIELLSDLLVPAKSDSFRN; encoded by the coding sequence ATGCCTATAAGATGTAAGTTTATACTATTTTTGTTTTTAAGCCTTGTCTTTTTAAATGCAAATGTAAAAAGCTATGATGAGATTAAAAATGAGCCTAAATCTTTGGCAAAAGATTATTATATTTATCGTTATATTACAGAGACAAATTATAAAAAAGATGAGGTAAAAGCTTTAAGTAAGCAAATTTATAGAAATAGAGGAAAACTTAATAAAGAAATTTATAAAATCATCCCAAAGCCAAAACCTTACGATGAGTGTAAAAATTTTTGGGTTAAAAATATAAATGATGCAAACTTAACTTGTAAGCTTAAAAGATCAACTCCGACTTTTTTAAAAAAATTAAACAAACAAACATTAAAGTCCCTAGAAAAAGACTTTGCAAATTTTCCAGATAAATTAAGACTTTTAAAAGGCATGAGTTCTGAGAATCCAGCTGTTTATTTTGCTAAAAATTTAGATACAAAAAATTTTTTTAGTTATTATAACTCACTTTCTCAAAGTCAAAAAAATAGTGATTTTAACATTGCTTTAAGTAAGGAATTTGCAAACGAGCTAGGCAAAGAAAAAGCTTTTAACTCTTTTATATCAGATATTGTTATAAATAAAAGATATGCAAATTTAAGAAAGTCTTTTTTAGATGCAAATGCTTCAAAATTTAACTCTTTGGGGGCATTTTACTTAGGGATTAATGCAGTTTTATATGATGATTTGAATAAAGCTTATGAGTTTTTTAAGGTTGCAAACTCAACATTTAAGTCTGTCATTGATAAAGACAAAACAAATTTATGGGCGTATTTAGTAAGCAGTAATGAAGTTGATCTTTTAAATACGGCAAAAAGTGATAATATAAATATATATTCTTTGTATGCAAAAGAGCTTGCTGGATTTAATAAAACATTAAATTTGGTTATTCCAAATCCAACTAAAAATGAAGCTCCAAAAGGCTATGATCCAACTGATCCATTTAGCTGGGTAAGACTTAAAAATAAAATTTCTAAAATGGATAAAGCAAATCTAAAAAATGAAGCCAATAAATTTGACACTAAACAAACCCTTGGCGAGTATATTTATATCTCAAATATTTTATCAGGCTATAAAGATAACTTTTATCCACTTCCTTTTTTGGATTATTTAAACGGGCAAAATTTACATAGAAAAGCTATGATTTTAGCTCTTGCAAGACAAGAAAGTAGATTCATTCAAAGTGCTGTTTCTATCTCTTATGCGCTTGGAATGATGCAATTTATGCCTTTTGTGGCAAATGACTGGGCGAAAAAAGGCGGTTTAAAAGACTTTGACCAAGATGATATGTTTAACCCAAAAATGGCTTATGATATGGCAAATGTTCATCTAGACTGGCTTGAAAAACTTGTTTATAGTCCTGTTTTTGTAGCTTATGCATATAATGGTGGCATTGGTTTTACTAAAAAAATGCTAACAAGAGGGGATTTATTTAATGCTGGTAAATTTGAGCCATTTTTATCAATGGAATTGGTTTATTATGAAGAAAGTAGAGAGTATGCAAAAAGAGTTTTATCAAATTATTTTATCTATTCTCAAATTTTAGAACCCAAAAAAAATATCTCTATTATTGAGCTTTTGAGTGATTTGTTAGTTCCAGCTAAAAGTGACAGCTTCCGAAATTAA
- the mobB gene encoding molybdopterin-guanine dinucleotide biosynthesis protein B, producing the protein MKRLGIAFSGPSNSGKTTLILKVAKRFLESNLKVAIIKHDPSDKAKFDVEGKDSYKFSSLGVDVVVTSPTRTTYFNKSQKNLNDIVKMIDNFDILIVEGLKTLPLPRISIFRDSIEESYLKFSNAIATNNLKYSGELKHFDVNDDLNISKWILENAKKL; encoded by the coding sequence ATGAAAAGATTAGGCATTGCATTTTCAGGGCCTTCAAATTCTGGAAAAACAACTCTGATTTTAAAGGTTGCAAAGCGCTTTTTGGAAAGTAATTTAAAAGTAGCTATTATAAAGCACGATCCAAGCGATAAGGCTAAATTTGATGTCGAGGGAAAAGATAGTTATAAATTTTCAAGTCTTGGTGTGGACGTGGTTGTTACAAGCCCTACAAGAACAACTTATTTTAATAAGTCACAAAAAAATTTAAACGATATTGTAAAAATGATAGATAATTTTGATATTTTGATAGTTGAGGGTTTAAAAACGCTCCCACTTCCTAGAATTTCTATTTTTAGAGATAGTATTGAAGAAAGTTATTTAAAATTTTCAAATGCTATTGCAACAAATAATCTCAAATATAGTGGAGAGTTAAAGCATTTTGATGTAAATGACGATTTAAATATTTCAAAATGGATTTTAGAAAATGCTAAAAAACTGTAA
- a CDS encoding class 1 fructose-bisphosphatase, whose protein sequence is MDILINSIKEAVLEISKALKYADLSYSNHQNKTGDTQLKLDVLSDEIITKKLSKLSCVKALVSEEKDEALNLNENGEFIVAYDPLDGSSLVDVNFAVGSIFGIYKNEIKPQNLILSLYSLYGPRLEMVICDKTPILYRLDENSEFKKVRELKLKEKGNLNATGASQWAWSKTHAKFVKSLFDEKYRLRYSGAMVADLHQILLKGGGLFSYPATSDHINGKLRVVFEVLPFAKIYESAGGKTSDGFSKSLFEIKIDKIHQTTPCFFGSSYEIEKMHTFYGKNNE, encoded by the coding sequence ATGGATATTTTAATAAATTCAATAAAAGAAGCTGTTTTAGAAATTAGTAAAGCTTTAAAATACGCTGATTTATCATATAGCAATCATCAAAATAAAACCGGTGATACCCAACTAAAGCTTGATGTTTTAAGTGATGAAATCATAACAAAAAAATTATCAAAATTAAGCTGTGTTAAAGCTTTAGTAAGTGAAGAAAAAGATGAGGCTTTAAATTTAAATGAAAATGGTGAGTTTATCGTAGCTTACGATCCACTTGATGGATCAAGCTTAGTTGATGTGAATTTCGCTGTTGGAAGTATTTTTGGAATTTATAAAAATGAAATAAAACCTCAAAATTTGATACTTTCACTTTATAGTCTTTATGGTCCAAGACTTGAAATGGTGATTTGTGATAAAACGCCTATTTTATATAGACTTGATGAAAACAGTGAGTTTAAAAAAGTTAGAGAATTAAAACTAAAAGAAAAAGGAAATCTAAATGCCACAGGTGCTAGTCAATGGGCATGGAGTAAGACTCACGCAAAATTTGTAAAAAGCCTTTTTGATGAAAAATATAGGCTTAGATATAGTGGTGCTATGGTTGCTGATTTACACCAAATTTTATTAAAAGGTGGTGGGCTTTTTAGCTATCCTGCAACAAGTGATCATATAAATGGCAAATTAAGAGTTGTTTTTGAAGTGCTTCCTTTTGCTAAAATTTATGAAAGCGCAGGTGGAAAAACAAGCGATGGATTTTCAAAATCTCTTTTTGAGATAAAGATAGATAAAATTCATCAAACAACACCTTGTTTTTTTGGATCATCTTATGAGATAGAAAAAATGCACACATTTTATGGAAAAAATAATGAATAA
- the metG gene encoding methionine--tRNA ligase: MKRFITTPIYYVNDIPHIGHAYTTIIADTIARFYRLKGDEVFFMTGTDEHGQKIEEAAKKRGFKPQEYADEVSMKFKNLWDYFEISYDKYFRTTDKDHIKTVQSAFSKMLEKGDIYKGKYKGHYCVSCESFFPENQLVDGECCPDCGKQTSILEEESYFFKLSKYEDKLLKWYEQDCILPKYRKNEVINFVKSGLKDLSITRTSFDWGIKLPANLNEAKHVIYVWLDALLIYPSALGYLRDEKNMDFWQNTLHLVGKDILRFHAIYWPAFLMSLDMPLPKTIAAHGWWTRDGKKMSKSLGNVINPKEVADAYGLEQFRYFLLREVPFGQDGDFSQKALITRINSELCNDLGNLLNRIVGMSKKYSNFIIDSSDVLKYFKDEINESEIYIKNALKEISEISTSRYLDEIWKILNLANLSIAKYEPWNLIKNGEDKKAFALVSMVTNLLARATILLSPAMPKTALKIASNLNFEISTKTYNEVINENKLLDFKASECEPLFAKIEEPLMQTPVGVETKEDKTINLITLDDFKNIVIKVGEVLECENIEGSDKLLKFKIDLGEENPRQIISGIAKYYNPKDLIGKQVCVLANLKPAKIFKHLSEGMILSAEDGKLTLLSTLSKVKNGAIVG, from the coding sequence ATGAAAAGATTTATAACAACACCAATTTATTATGTAAATGATATTCCACATATTGGACATGCTTATACAACAATTATAGCTGATACAATTGCTAGATTTTATAGATTAAAAGGCGATGAAGTATTTTTTATGACCGGAACAGATGAACATGGTCAAAAAATAGAAGAAGCAGCTAAAAAAAGAGGTTTTAAACCACAAGAATATGCAGATGAAGTTAGTATGAAATTTAAAAATCTTTGGGATTATTTTGAAATAAGTTATGATAAATATTTTAGAACTACTGATAAAGATCACATTAAAACTGTTCAAAGTGCGTTTTCAAAAATGCTTGAAAAAGGTGATATTTATAAAGGTAAATATAAAGGGCATTACTGCGTAAGTTGTGAGAGTTTTTTCCCTGAAAATCAGCTTGTTGATGGTGAGTGCTGTCCAGATTGTGGGAAGCAAACTAGTATTTTAGAAGAAGAGAGTTATTTTTTCAAGCTCTCAAAATATGAAGATAAGCTTTTAAAATGGTATGAGCAAGACTGCATTTTGCCAAAATATAGAAAAAACGAAGTTATAAATTTTGTAAAAAGTGGCTTAAAAGATCTTTCCATTACAAGAACAAGTTTTGATTGGGGTATTAAATTACCTGCAAATTTAAATGAAGCAAAACATGTTATTTATGTTTGGCTTGATGCTCTTTTGATATATCCATCAGCTCTTGGATATTTAAGAGATGAAAAAAATATGGATTTTTGGCAAAACACTTTGCATTTGGTCGGTAAAGATATTTTAAGATTTCATGCGATTTATTGGCCAGCTTTTTTAATGAGCCTTGATATGCCTTTGCCAAAAACTATTGCAGCTCATGGCTGGTGGACAAGAGATGGTAAAAAAATGAGCAAATCTCTTGGAAATGTAATAAATCCAAAAGAAGTAGCAGATGCATACGGGCTAGAGCAATTTAGATATTTTTTACTTAGAGAGGTTCCTTTTGGACAAGATGGTGATTTTTCTCAAAAGGCATTAATCACAAGAATAAATAGTGAGCTTTGTAATGATTTGGGAAATTTATTAAATAGAATTGTTGGAATGAGTAAGAAATATTCAAATTTTATTATTGATAGTAGCGATGTTTTAAAGTATTTTAAAGATGAAATTAATGAAAGTGAAATCTATATAAAAAATGCCTTAAAAGAAATTAGTGAAATTTCAACAAGTAGATATTTAGATGAAATTTGGAAAATTTTAAATTTAGCAAATTTAAGCATTGCAAAATATGAGCCATGGAATCTAATAAAAAATGGTGAAGATAAAAAAGCTTTTGCTTTAGTTTCGATGGTTACAAATTTGCTTGCAAGAGCAACTATTTTACTAAGTCCAGCTATGCCAAAAACAGCTTTAAAAATTGCTTCGAATTTAAATTTTGAAATTTCAACAAAAACATATAATGAAGTAATTAATGAAAATAAACTTTTGGATTTTAAAGCAAGTGAGTGTGAGCCGTTATTTGCTAAGATTGAAGAGCCTTTGATGCAAACTCCTGTTGGTGTTGAGACAAAAGAAGATAAGACAATAAACTTAATAACTCTTGATGATTTTAAAAATATAGTTATAAAAGTTGGTGAAGTTTTAGAATGTGAAAACATAGAAGGTAGTGATAAGTTATTGAAATTTAAGATTGATTTAGGAGAAGAAAATCCTCGTCAAATAATTTCAGGCATAGCTAAATACTATAATCCTAAAGATTTGATAGGAAAACAAGTTTGTGTTTTGGCAAATTTAAAGCCTGCTAAAATTTTTAAACATTTAAGTGAGGGTATGATTTTAAGTGCTGAAGATGGTAAATTAACCTTGCTTTCAACTCTTTCCAAAGTTAAAAATGGAGCAATAGTTGGATGA
- a CDS encoding DedA family protein codes for MSEIITFIVNLVESWGYLGIFCMMFLESSFFPFPSEVAMIPAGYLVFQGKMNIFLAFFAGTFGSLIGAIFNYYLCYFFGRSLIEKYGKYVGIDDDKMQKFESFFKRHGEISTFNCRLIPGIRQYISLPAGLARMNVFKFSLFTTLGAGIWVVILLGLGYFLGQNETILKEKLHIITILLLLFVILTFIVYFYFYKKRKQ; via the coding sequence TTGAGTGAAATAATCACATTTATAGTAAATTTGGTTGAAAGTTGGGGATATTTAGGTATATTTTGTATGATGTTTTTAGAAAGCTCATTTTTCCCATTTCCAAGTGAAGTTGCGATGATACCAGCTGGATATCTTGTTTTTCAAGGCAAGATGAATATTTTTTTAGCTTTTTTTGCTGGGACATTTGGATCACTTATAGGCGCTATTTTTAATTACTATTTATGTTATTTTTTTGGTAGAAGTTTGATTGAAAAATATGGCAAATATGTAGGCATTGATGATGATAAAATGCAAAAATTTGAAAGTTTTTTTAAACGCCATGGTGAAATTTCAACTTTTAATTGCCGCTTAATTCCAGGAATTAGACAATATATAAGCCTTCCAGCAGGTTTAGCAAGGATGAATGTTTTTAAATTTTCTTTATTTACAACTTTGGGTGCTGGAATTTGGGTAGTTATTTTGCTTGGGCTTGGATATTTTTTAGGTCAAAATGAAACTATTTTAAAAGAAAAACTTCATATCATAACAATTCTACTTCTACTTTTTGTAATTTTAACTTTTATTGTATATTTTTATTTTTATAAGAAGCGAAAACAATAG
- a CDS encoding transporter substrate-binding domain-containing protein — protein sequence MLKKILLSSVIFLGSLFANSLSEIKDKGILRVGVFTEQPPFGQLVDGTFTGFEVDFANAIAQNLFKDKGGRVEFVATRADQRLDFVEKNKVDILLATFTITDERLKKIDFSLPYFSVNIGVLTKKSDNIKKESDLRGKKVLVENGTTGQAYFVSKGFDTVGCPNSNECYRMLRDGAGDAYANDNLIVLAYPVVDRNMEVNIKNLGASDFLGVGVAKGNKDLLNFVNDTLVKLSKEGFFRKTFKDTIDPFYKGTAEQKYFLLEDIYKIFG from the coding sequence ATGTTAAAAAAGATTTTATTATCTAGTGTTATATTTCTAGGTAGTTTATTTGCAAATTCTTTATCTGAAATAAAAGATAAAGGTATTTTAAGGGTTGGTGTTTTTACAGAACAGCCCCCATTTGGTCAATTAGTTGATGGTACTTTTACTGGCTTTGAAGTTGATTTTGCTAATGCTATAGCCCAAAATCTTTTTAAAGATAAGGGTGGAAGAGTTGAGTTTGTTGCTACAAGAGCCGATCAAAGGCTTGATTTTGTAGAAAAAAATAAGGTTGATATTTTACTTGCTACTTTTACAATTACCGATGAGAGATTGAAAAAAATTGATTTTTCATTACCTTATTTTTCAGTAAATATCGGTGTTTTAACTAAAAAGAGTGATAACATAAAAAAAGAATCAGATCTTAGAGGTAAAAAGGTTTTAGTCGAAAATGGAACCACAGGTCAAGCTTACTTTGTTTCAAAAGGTTTTGATACTGTAGGTTGTCCTAACTCTAATGAGTGCTATAGAATGCTAAGAGATGGAGCAGGTGACGCTTACGCAAACGATAATTTGATAGTTTTAGCTTATCCTGTTGTTGATAGAAACATGGAAGTTAATATTAAAAACTTAGGTGCATCTGATTTCTTAGGTGTTGGTGTTGCAAAAGGAAATAAAGATTTATTAAATTTTGTTAACGATACTTTGGTTAAATTAAGCAAAGAAGGCTTTTTTAGAAAAACTTTCAAAGATACAATCGATCCATTCTATAAAGGAACTGCTGAACAAAAATACTTCTTGCTAGAAGATATTTATAAAATTTTTGGCTAA
- a CDS encoding MetQ/NlpA family ABC transporter substrate-binding protein, translated as MKKSLISSLVAVSLATSLFAEKITVGATPVPHAEILEAIKPELKKAGFDLEIKEFNDYVIPNLATNDGEIDANFFQHIPYLEEFNKNKGTNLVKTVAVHLEPMGIYSKKIKDLNELKDKAKVSIPNDPTNESRALDVLADAGLIELDSKVELKTPLDITKNPKNLNFVEIDAASVPRTLDDVDIAVINTNFALNAGFNPLKDALKLESKDSPYANVVVVKKGNENSEKIKALDEAITSQTVKDFIEKKYNGAILPAF; from the coding sequence ATGAAAAAAAGTTTAATTAGTTCTTTGGTGGCTGTAAGCTTAGCTACATCTTTATTTGCTGAGAAAATTACAGTTGGCGCTACACCTGTTCCACATGCTGAAATCCTAGAAGCCATAAAACCTGAACTTAAAAAAGCTGGATTTGATCTTGAGATAAAAGAATTTAATGATTATGTCATTCCAAATTTAGCTACAAATGATGGTGAAATTGATGCAAATTTCTTCCAACACATTCCATACCTTGAAGAATTTAATAAAAACAAAGGTACAAATTTAGTAAAAACAGTGGCTGTTCATTTAGAACCAATGGGAATTTATAGTAAAAAAATAAAAGATTTAAATGAGCTTAAAGATAAAGCCAAAGTTTCCATTCCAAATGATCCAACAAATGAAAGTAGAGCCTTGGATGTTTTAGCTGATGCTGGTCTTATAGAGCTTGATAGTAAAGTAGAGCTTAAAACTCCACTTGATATAACAAAAAATCCTAAAAATTTAAACTTTGTTGAAATTGATGCAGCAAGTGTTCCAAGAACCTTAGACGATGTTGATATCGCTGTTATTAATACTAATTTTGCTTTAAATGCAGGATTTAACCCTTTAAAAGATGCTTTAAAATTAGAAAGCAAAGATAGCCCTTATGCAAATGTTGTTGTTGTAAAAAAAGGCAATGAAAATAGTGAAAAAATAAAAGCTTTAGATGAAGCTATCACTAGCCAAACAGTAAAAGATTTTATTGAAAAGAAATATAACGGGGCAATTTTACCAGCATTTTAA